A DNA window from Paenibacillus sp. HWE-109 contains the following coding sequences:
- a CDS encoding endo-alpha-N-acetylgalactosaminidase family protein: MNQKGRKGRKGRKGRKGRLIWKMSLALSALMALQVGSAGIAPLAKVMYGTASAASQSITSSVLSVEVDTTFPKVSQYTWLANGAVLYGSEDTLNQIYINGTAYTPTVSFSSPSADTALYTLTVASLNIVLTAQMKVAGNTLLFDVTNIAENGTTKVNTLEIRNHNLLSVRSTQSGATFAGNKMYTAVTGTGDTIKSVTGTPSADAASVDYMYGFVNTNQLAGGLWTNSVYESSDNNGRVKEQTVAKTGYSRTGLWSGAWIYRANGMTTTDPLPSAKVVITGDANADSQVDWQDGAIAYRSIMNNPVGADKVPDLVVQRIPMNFASQATNPFTKTLDETKKVYNATDGLGQMVLLKGYGSEGHDSGHPDYGDIGQRQGGATDLNTLVNAGSAYNALYGVHINATESYPEAQAFNETLVNKNSAGWDWLDASYYINKRYDSTSGSRLARLQQLKNQVPNLGYIYIDVWQSNGWDSRQAAREVNSLGWPLATEFPSDHEYNSIWNHWAVDYNYGGSDTKGFNSQIARFIRNHQKDTWIARDPLLGGTELSAYEGWQGKTNFDTMINMTFATDLPTKYLQHFKILKWTTNTINLENNVSVSNAGGTRVITKDGRTILNGGAYLLPWNPATEDKLYHWNGAAGSTTWTLPASWAGLSTVKLYQLSDQGRAFVSDLAVSSNQITIPASANKAYVIYKGAASANAAVNYGEGAGIADPGFNNGNLTAWTVAGSGASVVRNTNGQYELQVGSSTGATTVSQTLTGLTQGTYYASVYVATGGSRKAYLGVSNYGGADVSTYADSSLWKNYIAADSKHDTMMQRMYVWFDVPAGATTATLYLKTDAGTSTATFDDVRLEKITRTANPNNDYFVQDFENVPDGWYPFVKGAAGGVNDPRTHLMKLHAPFSQKGWNGKAIDDVLSGNWSLMAHKESSGLLYQTIPQILRFAPGTTYTVTFSYENQAAGDYAFLVGDGTSIVSTTSLGTVTTPTTFSKVFTAGASGNSWIGIQKVTSNDTDFIMDNLKVTVGGTVPVDPTVIPQSQMTAAATSQETVNASNAAANVLDGNMSTFWHTKWDLSNPLPQSITLNLGGSYTVNQLKLLPRQDGGANGNITGYKVYTSTNGTTFTQAATGTWANDASEKSAAFTATTATYVRLEATAGTGGWASAAEINVYKASGSGSAYTQDFNSGITGWNRVVGTGTVGALSGGLNINANSSSTVAIDSNSPAKSDGVYTFKVTPQNANGRFQAVFRYTGTSAWAAVGYDLGTSWAWSNGEGQYGNFTGPALASGTTYLIKLQFTGSTVTVWVDGTQIYTGIVANLPTSAGQIGFRSWNSGNMLFDDVSYSDN; encoded by the coding sequence ATGAATCAAAAAGGTCGAAAAGGTCGAAAAGGTCGAAAAGGTCGAAAAGGTCGTTTAATCTGGAAAATGAGTTTGGCCCTGTCTGCGCTGATGGCGCTGCAGGTTGGATCTGCTGGGATTGCCCCCCTTGCCAAAGTAATGTACGGCACGGCAAGCGCAGCCTCGCAATCGATTACCTCATCGGTGCTTAGTGTGGAGGTGGACACAACGTTCCCCAAGGTAAGTCAATACACGTGGTTGGCTAATGGAGCTGTTCTCTATGGGTCGGAGGACACGTTGAATCAGATTTACATCAATGGCACAGCGTACACGCCAACGGTTTCCTTTTCTTCCCCTTCAGCAGACACTGCTTTGTATACGCTTACAGTCGCTTCGCTGAATATTGTTCTTACGGCTCAAATGAAAGTGGCTGGCAATACTTTGCTTTTCGATGTGACGAATATTGCGGAGAATGGCACGACCAAAGTGAATACTTTGGAAATTCGCAATCATAATTTGCTCTCGGTTAGAAGTACCCAAAGTGGCGCAACTTTCGCCGGCAACAAGATGTATACGGCTGTCACGGGCACAGGGGATACGATCAAGTCGGTAACCGGCACGCCATCTGCGGACGCTGCATCGGTCGATTACATGTATGGCTTCGTCAATACGAATCAGCTTGCTGGCGGGCTGTGGACGAATTCCGTTTATGAAAGTTCGGACAATAACGGACGTGTGAAAGAGCAGACTGTAGCCAAAACAGGCTACTCGCGTACGGGACTATGGAGTGGCGCCTGGATTTACCGCGCGAATGGCATGACGACGACGGACCCGCTGCCGAGCGCTAAGGTCGTCATTACCGGCGACGCCAATGCGGACAGCCAAGTCGATTGGCAGGATGGCGCGATTGCGTATCGCAGCATTATGAACAATCCGGTTGGGGCTGACAAGGTGCCGGATCTGGTAGTTCAGCGTATTCCGATGAACTTCGCCAGTCAAGCAACGAACCCATTCACGAAGACGCTCGATGAGACGAAGAAAGTGTACAATGCGACAGATGGCCTCGGTCAAATGGTCCTGCTCAAAGGCTACGGTTCTGAAGGCCATGATTCCGGGCATCCGGATTATGGAGATATCGGTCAGCGGCAAGGCGGAGCGACCGATTTGAACACGCTAGTAAATGCAGGCAGCGCTTATAACGCCTTGTACGGTGTACACATCAATGCTACTGAATCCTATCCAGAGGCCCAAGCTTTCAATGAAACGCTCGTCAATAAAAATTCGGCAGGCTGGGATTGGCTGGACGCGTCTTATTACATAAATAAACGCTATGATTCCACCTCCGGCAGCCGTCTAGCCAGATTGCAGCAGCTCAAAAATCAAGTGCCGAATTTGGGCTACATTTATATCGATGTATGGCAAAGCAATGGCTGGGATTCCCGTCAAGCCGCCCGCGAAGTGAATTCGCTGGGGTGGCCGTTAGCGACGGAATTCCCATCCGATCATGAATACAACAGCATTTGGAACCATTGGGCAGTGGACTACAACTATGGAGGTTCCGACACGAAGGGCTTTAATAGCCAGATTGCCCGTTTCATCCGCAACCACCAGAAGGACACCTGGATTGCCCGCGATCCGCTGCTCGGGGGGACAGAACTATCCGCTTATGAAGGCTGGCAAGGGAAAACGAACTTCGACACGATGATTAATATGACGTTCGCAACCGATTTGCCGACGAAGTATTTGCAGCATTTCAAAATATTGAAATGGACGACGAACACAATTAATTTGGAAAATAACGTGTCCGTCAGCAACGCTGGTGGAACACGCGTGATTACCAAAGACGGTCGTACGATACTGAATGGCGGCGCTTATCTATTGCCTTGGAATCCGGCGACGGAAGATAAGCTGTACCACTGGAATGGCGCTGCTGGCAGCACGACATGGACACTGCCCGCAAGCTGGGCGGGGCTGAGCACCGTGAAGCTGTATCAGCTTTCGGATCAAGGCCGAGCATTCGTCAGTGACCTCGCTGTGAGCAGCAATCAGATCACGATTCCGGCAAGTGCGAATAAAGCTTACGTGATCTACAAAGGAGCAGCATCAGCGAATGCTGCAGTGAATTACGGCGAGGGGGCTGGTATTGCTGACCCAGGATTCAATAACGGCAACCTGACTGCGTGGACGGTTGCTGGCAGTGGGGCTTCTGTCGTGCGCAACACCAATGGACAGTATGAACTGCAAGTCGGCAGCAGCACAGGCGCGACGACAGTCAGTCAAACCCTTACCGGGCTCACGCAAGGCACTTATTATGCCTCTGTCTATGTGGCAACGGGCGGCAGCCGCAAAGCATACTTGGGCGTAAGCAACTACGGTGGTGCCGATGTTAGCACTTACGCGGACAGCTCGCTGTGGAAGAACTACATCGCAGCTGATTCCAAACATGATACGATGATGCAGCGCATGTATGTGTGGTTCGATGTTCCAGCAGGCGCGACAACAGCAACGCTGTATTTGAAAACGGACGCAGGCACGTCCACAGCGACGTTCGATGATGTACGCTTGGAGAAAATAACGAGAACAGCGAACCCGAATAATGATTATTTCGTTCAGGATTTCGAAAACGTGCCTGACGGCTGGTATCCCTTCGTCAAAGGCGCTGCGGGCGGTGTCAACGATCCCCGTACGCATCTGATGAAGCTGCATGCCCCTTTTTCACAAAAAGGATGGAATGGCAAAGCAATTGATGATGTATTAAGCGGCAATTGGTCACTCATGGCACACAAAGAATCGTCTGGTTTGTTGTACCAAACGATCCCGCAAATCTTGCGTTTCGCACCGGGAACGACGTATACGGTAACGTTCAGCTATGAGAATCAGGCAGCTGGCGATTATGCCTTCCTCGTGGGCGATGGCACCTCGATTGTATCGACAACGAGCTTGGGAACGGTAACTACGCCGACGACTTTCTCCAAGGTATTCACGGCAGGTGCTTCCGGCAATAGCTGGATCGGCATTCAGAAGGTGACGAGCAACGACACGGATTTCATCATGGACAATTTGAAAGTAACGGTGGGAGGCACTGTTCCTGTAGATCCAACAGTAATTCCCCAATCCCAGATGACGGCTGCGGCAACAAGCCAGGAGACTGTGAATGCGAGCAATGCTGCAGCGAATGTGCTGGATGGCAACATGTCGACCTTCTGGCATACCAAATGGGATTTATCCAACCCGCTTCCGCAGTCAATTACATTGAATCTAGGCGGCAGCTACACGGTTAATCAACTCAAACTGCTGCCAAGGCAAGATGGCGGAGCTAACGGGAACATTACGGGATACAAAGTTTACACAAGTACGAATGGAACAACCTTTACTCAGGCAGCTACAGGCACATGGGCCAATGATGCTTCAGAGAAAAGTGCAGCGTTCACAGCAACTACGGCAACATATGTACGATTGGAAGCTACGGCTGGAACAGGCGGCTGGGCTTCAGCAGCTGAGATTAATGTATACAAAGCAAGCGGCAGCGGTTCGGCGTATACGCAGGATTTTAACAGTGGAATCACAGGTTGGAATCGGGTTGTCGGTACGGGAACGGTCGGCGCACTCTCTGGTGGACTCAATATTAACGCAAATAGCAGCAGTACTGTTGCCATAGACAGCAACTCCCCAGCGAAATCCGACGGTGTCTACACGTTTAAAGTGACCCCGCAGAATGCCAATGGGCGCTTCCAGGCTGTGTTCCGGTACACGGGGACTAGCGCTTGGGCAGCGGTCGGTTATGATCTTGGCACTTCATGGGCCTGGTCGAATGGAGAGGGGCAATATGGCAATTTCACGGGACCTGCGCTAGCGAGCGGGACGACTTATTTGATCAAGTTACAGTTTACTGGTTCAACGGTTACCGTGTGGGTAGATGGCACACAAATATATACAGGCATAGTAGCCAACCTGCCAACGTCAGCAGGACAAATCGGTTTCCGCAGCTGGAATTCGGGCAATATGCTGTTTGACGATGTAAGCTACTCGGACAACTAA
- a CDS encoding helix-turn-helix domain-containing protein — MMIVDDEPLVRLALHHLIDWQAFHIEIVCEAGDGVEAFALLKQHGDIDLLLVDIQMPRMNGIELLKAVIDPTSLMKRPMPIILSAYSDYSYVREAFLLGALDYIVKVDMDEEHIAPVIAKAVKGLEQLGGEPSSEIMGDTGLHALSFPDKDALLQKLLDPHQEKKAEAFEHLAASGSELAQETNEMAIVIQTARGSDTTKTHGFIQQTMQTVLQELAISHEIVRREAGEYVLMCVFPQERSESAIRAKIHSALTMIQTRLLQYVNASVSVGISDLASGFLQWSRLFAQARQLAGRSYYEGLGKLFYRESAMTAASGLKDARHQALWEDLKADRLALLPALRQADGSQWLHVYEQLTKRLQGARQELPEKLRSYFGDVLWELGAILYAKGIRIEEVQPTQLNPFEAIKQLETLDETLHYVSQLLMRAHKVIHGNLDVHAVRFSTPIASAKKFLDMHYREEVNQSLISEMVGVSESYLSKQFVKEVGCNFIHYLTKLRIDEAKRLLEMGSRISDISEQIGYLNPEHFSRIFKKMTGHSPKAYRESLKKE; from the coding sequence ATGATGATTGTCGATGATGAACCGTTAGTTCGCTTAGCCTTGCATCATTTAATTGATTGGCAAGCTTTCCATATCGAAATTGTCTGTGAAGCGGGTGACGGTGTCGAAGCGTTCGCGCTGCTGAAGCAGCATGGCGACATCGATCTGCTCCTCGTAGATATCCAGATGCCCCGAATGAACGGCATTGAGCTTCTGAAAGCGGTGATTGACCCAACCTCTCTGATGAAGCGGCCAATGCCAATTATACTGAGCGCCTATAGCGATTACAGTTATGTGAGGGAAGCTTTCCTCTTGGGAGCGCTCGATTACATCGTCAAAGTGGATATGGATGAAGAGCATATCGCACCCGTTATCGCCAAGGCAGTTAAGGGATTAGAGCAATTGGGCGGGGAGCCGTCGAGCGAAATCATGGGGGATACAGGCCTGCACGCTTTGTCTTTTCCAGATAAGGATGCTTTATTGCAAAAACTGCTTGATCCGCATCAGGAGAAGAAGGCGGAGGCATTCGAACACTTGGCCGCTTCCGGCAGCGAGTTGGCACAGGAAACGAATGAGATGGCAATTGTCATTCAGACGGCAAGAGGAAGCGATACGACCAAGACTCATGGTTTTATCCAGCAAACGATGCAAACGGTGCTTCAGGAATTGGCGATTTCCCATGAAATCGTTCGCAGGGAGGCCGGTGAGTATGTGCTGATGTGCGTGTTCCCGCAAGAACGCAGCGAATCAGCAATACGGGCCAAAATTCACAGCGCGCTGACGATGATTCAGACGCGCTTGCTGCAATATGTGAATGCCTCTGTTTCGGTGGGCATTAGCGATCTGGCCAGTGGTTTCCTACAGTGGAGCCGCTTGTTTGCTCAGGCCCGTCAGTTGGCTGGGCGGAGTTATTATGAAGGCTTGGGCAAGCTCTTTTATCGGGAGTCTGCGATGACCGCTGCGTCTGGTTTGAAGGATGCCAGGCATCAAGCATTGTGGGAGGATTTGAAGGCTGACAGGCTGGCATTGCTGCCAGCTTTGAGGCAGGCAGACGGAAGTCAGTGGCTGCATGTGTATGAGCAATTAACGAAGCGATTGCAGGGTGCGAGGCAGGAGCTTCCTGAGAAGCTGAGGTCTTACTTTGGAGATGTGCTGTGGGAATTGGGGGCGATTCTGTATGCCAAAGGCATTCGCATCGAAGAAGTGCAGCCCACGCAGCTAAATCCATTCGAGGCTATCAAACAGCTGGAGACGCTGGATGAAACACTTCATTATGTCAGTCAGCTTCTTATGCGGGCTCACAAGGTTATTCACGGCAATCTCGATGTTCATGCAGTTCGTTTCAGTACGCCAATTGCCAGTGCCAAGAAGTTTCTCGACATGCATTATCGCGAGGAGGTCAACCAGTCGCTGATCAGCGAGATGGTGGGCGTAAGCGAGAGTTATTTGAGCAAGCAGTTTGTGAAAGAAGTGGGCTGTAATTTCATCCACTATTTGACGAAGCTGCGAATTGATGAAGCGAAACGACTGCTGGAGATGGGGAGTCGAATCTCGGATATTTCCGAACAGATCGGGTATCTCAATCCTGAGCATTTCAGCCGCATTTTCAAAAAAATGACGGGACATAGTCCTAAGGCCTACAGGGAGAGTTTGAAAAAAGAGTAG
- a CDS encoding carbohydrate ABC transporter permease: METSLAASKRQLLSNVLYYILFITMCLIVFIPILLVVFGSFKTNAELGATSPFSLPSNFLHFENYVKAFHEGHILLGLRNTFIMVVVSMAGNALLGTMTAFVLNRFDFKFKKVILLLFLVSMIIPTYTTEIARFQLIHSMHLYNTLGAPLIIYVGTDIMQIYIYIQFLEKISAQLDESAMMDGASYFRVFWSIIFPLLLPATATLGILKSVTIMNDIYLQNLYMPKKELATLPTALMAFVGERTSDLVALCAGIILVLLPSVLFYIVFQRFIFKGLMDGAVKG, translated from the coding sequence ATGGAAACTTCACTTGCGGCAAGTAAACGTCAATTGCTCAGTAACGTGCTCTACTATATACTCTTTATTACGATGTGCTTGATCGTGTTTATTCCGATTCTTCTCGTTGTTTTCGGTTCGTTCAAGACGAATGCAGAGCTGGGAGCCACCTCGCCATTTTCATTGCCAAGCAATTTCTTGCATTTCGAGAATTATGTCAAAGCTTTTCATGAAGGTCACATTCTGCTCGGTTTGCGCAATACGTTTATCATGGTGGTCGTAAGTATGGCGGGGAATGCCTTGCTCGGCACGATGACGGCATTTGTGCTCAATCGATTTGATTTTAAATTTAAAAAGGTCATTCTCCTGCTGTTTCTCGTTTCGATGATTATCCCGACCTACACAACGGAAATTGCCCGTTTTCAGCTTATTCACTCTATGCATCTATACAATACGCTGGGGGCTCCGCTAATTATCTATGTAGGTACGGATATTATGCAAATCTATATTTACATTCAATTTCTCGAAAAGATATCGGCTCAGCTCGATGAAAGCGCAATGATGGATGGGGCTTCGTACTTCCGTGTGTTTTGGTCGATTATTTTCCCGCTGCTGCTGCCAGCAACGGCAACACTTGGCATTCTCAAAAGCGTGACGATCATGAATGATATTTATTTGCAAAATTTATATATGCCCAAGAAGGAATTGGCGACATTGCCGACGGCTTTGATGGCTTTTGTCGGTGAGAGAACGTCCGATCTCGTAGCGCTCTGTGCGGGAATTATTCTTGTCCTGCTGCCTAGTGTGCTGTTCTATATCGTGTTTCAAAGATTCATCTTCAAAGGATTAATGGATGGCGCCGTGAAAGGGTAG
- a CDS encoding carbohydrate ABC transporter permease: MSYTLQKKIIIGSFLFVPVALMLLFLIYPTFQLFRYSFTNWDGYSESLKYIGWDNYSKLIFDFPDAWKAIGNNGIYFVIHLLFIPVELMTAVLLNRTIRGSSFFRFTVLMPYIINGIAVAYMFSYIYNPVNGPLNELLKAVGLESLITGWLSNLNVVNYSLVAVSVWRFSGVHIILMLAGLQSIPTDLYEAAKMDGAGFWTQLRHITLPGIRRVMEIILFLNISGALLQYDIPYVMTGGGPGTASSTFGLFSLQTAFTYNNYGLASAMAVSLLILIIGFSSLQNWIIKDRSES, translated from the coding sequence ATGAGTTACACCTTGCAGAAGAAAATTATTATAGGGTCATTCTTATTTGTTCCTGTAGCGCTCATGCTCTTATTCCTGATCTATCCGACGTTTCAACTGTTTCGGTACAGCTTTACGAATTGGGATGGATACAGTGAGAGCTTGAAATATATAGGTTGGGATAACTACAGCAAGCTAATCTTTGATTTTCCCGATGCTTGGAAAGCGATCGGCAACAATGGGATTTATTTTGTCATCCATCTCCTCTTCATTCCTGTGGAATTGATGACGGCGGTGCTGCTCAACCGCACCATTCGTGGAAGCTCGTTTTTTCGCTTTACGGTGCTTATGCCTTATATCATTAACGGTATTGCTGTCGCCTATATGTTTAGCTACATTTATAATCCGGTCAATGGGCCGCTTAATGAGCTGCTCAAAGCAGTGGGGCTGGAGTCGCTCATCACTGGTTGGTTAAGCAACTTGAACGTTGTCAATTATTCGCTGGTCGCCGTATCGGTATGGCGGTTTAGCGGTGTTCATATTATTCTCATGCTGGCCGGCTTGCAGTCGATTCCGACGGACCTATATGAAGCAGCCAAGATGGATGGGGCTGGTTTCTGGACGCAGCTGCGCCACATTACACTGCCAGGCATTCGTCGCGTGATGGAAATTATTCTGTTCCTGAACATCTCAGGCGCACTGCTGCAGTATGATATTCCTTATGTCATGACAGGCGGCGGGCCAGGAACGGCGAGCTCAACGTTTGGTTTATTTTCCCTGCAAACTGCATTTACCTACAACAATTACGGTCTCGCTTCAGCGATGGCGGTTAGTCTTCTGATCCTGATCATCGGATTCTCATCTTTGCAAAATTGGATCATTAAAGATCGGAGCGAGTCATAA
- a CDS encoding ABC transporter substrate-binding protein translates to MRKRKWVSSLALIGVVAMTALTGCGDKQTATSTPASAAPDATKAAQTVKPAEPVKLKLAMWDTKADLEFWTEKVKEYTKVKPNVSVEVEKVPDNGGQYLKVRLAANDLPDLMYLKPVHFQIYKQALLPLDDLNAVKNNKYPTKVDGKVLGVPLVSFSEFVYYHPSMFKELGIEVPKTFPEFMAVLEKVKASSKYTPLAIGGKDDWTFYPLMEFGPHILSGDEQYLANLAKNPAPFAAGSTFDKIGKVIKEIADKKYAGPDALSVSFDQSTQSFEAKQSAMIALGQWYYASYMEKVKADDDLGVFPLPFNDAKSADVQSIMMSDMNVGINKNSKNVEEAKAFYEWMFSKDVYTPFINKLQQFSTVNGVTAELPFFNKWTTTNPYKPFIYYGTDETYAKVSAAAQFDPKKAAQSIFAGKPLDGVEKELNDKWKKAIDSAAK, encoded by the coding sequence ATGCGTAAACGAAAATGGGTAAGTTCATTGGCTTTGATTGGGGTCGTAGCGATGACGGCATTGACAGGTTGCGGCGATAAACAGACAGCGACATCAACGCCGGCGAGCGCAGCTCCCGATGCTACGAAAGCCGCACAAACAGTGAAGCCGGCAGAACCTGTGAAGCTGAAGCTGGCAATGTGGGACACCAAGGCGGATTTGGAGTTCTGGACGGAGAAGGTCAAAGAGTACACGAAGGTGAAACCTAACGTCTCCGTTGAAGTGGAGAAAGTGCCTGACAATGGAGGGCAATACCTGAAAGTTAGATTAGCGGCTAACGATTTGCCGGATCTGATGTATTTAAAGCCGGTACACTTCCAAATTTACAAGCAAGCTTTGCTGCCTTTGGATGATTTGAATGCGGTGAAGAACAACAAGTATCCGACTAAAGTGGATGGCAAAGTACTAGGTGTGCCGCTCGTTTCCTTCTCGGAATTCGTGTACTATCATCCAAGTATGTTCAAGGAATTAGGCATCGAAGTTCCGAAAACGTTTCCAGAATTCATGGCGGTCTTAGAAAAGGTCAAAGCAAGCAGTAAATACACACCGCTCGCGATCGGCGGCAAGGATGATTGGACCTTCTATCCGCTAATGGAATTTGGTCCGCATATCTTATCCGGTGATGAGCAGTATTTGGCTAATCTAGCCAAGAATCCGGCGCCATTCGCTGCCGGCAGCACATTTGATAAAATTGGCAAAGTCATCAAGGAAATCGCAGATAAGAAGTATGCAGGTCCAGACGCTCTTTCTGTCTCTTTCGACCAATCGACGCAATCGTTTGAAGCCAAGCAATCCGCGATGATCGCCTTAGGTCAATGGTATTATGCTTCCTACATGGAAAAAGTGAAAGCGGACGATGATTTGGGCGTATTCCCGTTGCCATTCAACGACGCGAAAAGCGCGGATGTACAATCGATCATGATGTCCGACATGAATGTCGGCATCAACAAGAATTCCAAGAACGTGGAAGAAGCGAAAGCATTCTATGAGTGGATGTTCAGCAAAGACGTGTATACGCCTTTTATTAATAAATTACAACAGTTCTCTACAGTGAACGGTGTGACAGCAGAGCTGCCATTTTTCAATAAATGGACGACGACGAATCCGTACAAACCATTCATTTACTATGGAACGGATGAAACATATGCGAAAGTAAGCGCAGCAGCGCAATTCGATCCGAAAAAAGCGGCACAAAGCATCTTTGCAGGCAAACCGCTTGATGGAGTTGAGAAAGAATTAAACGATAAGTGGAAGAAAGCGATCGATTCCGCAGCGAAGTAA
- a CDS encoding cache domain-containing sensor histidine kinase — MKLFKKPWRTSTTLYILLFTMVVLPILTISTMILQVYKRDLIQQTTDRTLQTLHAVKYSIEQEINNVVTFSAAVGMDTEVLETATLLHESSSNERQPYYNDLSKALGKYSSSMSGRVQSINFFFKGGGSYSYLKDLAISDLTLRKMDWYPATITEQDHVHFIGKQMGVLYGSPDAASIVTTIRPSYYQMLHDIDFIYFVFSRDYFEKMLWQNPISGSSAFRILTAEGDVIASSYNIPPDEQELDASLMSRISAQREGNFVATIRGEKMLVTYATVGIADWKVVYKIPYSELTANYRSIYQLILFATAVVIIVFLFISFYLLHKLMKPIHVLVVKMSRVMDGNLNTKIEASGSAETVTLGRTFNHMMDQIKLLIRETELQEKAKQKAEFAAMQSQINPHFLINTLNSIKLMAIISGVDNIRNMTQALIRLVSSSFNRGGSLTLLADEIENLKQYIFIMETRYGNKFEVQWVVDPAATSFYILKLLLQPILENAITHGLVSKETNGMITIEIHKLGERLRIVIADNGMGISDEQIEKLASSDQDYTFSGMGILNVHQRIVLHYGAEYGVTIERLEPTGTRVEIVVPVIRSQEEAFDFSSK; from the coding sequence ATGAAGCTATTTAAAAAGCCATGGAGAACGTCGACGACGTTATATATTTTATTGTTTACGATGGTGGTGCTGCCGATTCTCACTATCTCTACGATGATTCTGCAAGTCTACAAGCGAGATCTCATTCAGCAGACGACGGATCGAACGCTGCAGACGCTGCACGCCGTTAAATATTCGATTGAGCAGGAGATCAATAATGTCGTCACCTTTTCGGCGGCTGTTGGCATGGACACCGAGGTGCTGGAAACGGCGACTTTGCTGCACGAATCCAGCTCGAATGAACGTCAGCCTTATTATAATGACCTTTCGAAGGCGCTTGGTAAATACAGCTCATCCATGTCTGGGAGGGTGCAGTCGATCAACTTCTTCTTCAAGGGCGGAGGCAGCTATTCGTATTTGAAGGATTTGGCAATCAGCGATTTGACGCTGCGCAAAATGGACTGGTACCCCGCTACGATTACCGAGCAGGACCATGTGCATTTCATAGGCAAGCAAATGGGTGTGCTGTATGGTTCACCGGATGCTGCCAGCATTGTGACGACGATTAGACCAAGTTATTATCAAATGCTGCATGATATCGATTTCATCTATTTTGTATTCAGTCGTGACTATTTCGAAAAAATGCTGTGGCAAAATCCGATCAGCGGCTCATCCGCTTTTCGTATTCTCACCGCTGAAGGCGATGTGATCGCTTCGAGCTATAATATTCCTCCGGACGAGCAGGAACTAGATGCCTCACTGATGAGCCGGATTAGTGCGCAGCGTGAAGGGAACTTCGTCGCGACAATTCGCGGAGAGAAGATGCTGGTCACTTATGCGACGGTTGGTATTGCCGACTGGAAAGTGGTCTACAAGATCCCATATAGTGAGTTGACGGCCAATTATCGCAGTATTTATCAACTGATTCTATTCGCAACGGCTGTTGTCATCATTGTATTTTTGTTCATTTCCTTTTATCTGCTGCACAAGTTAATGAAGCCAATCCATGTGTTAGTGGTGAAGATGTCCCGTGTTATGGACGGCAATCTCAATACGAAGATCGAGGCGTCCGGCAGTGCGGAAACAGTGACCCTCGGACGTACGTTCAATCATATGATGGATCAAATCAAGCTGCTGATTAGAGAAACGGAGCTGCAGGAGAAAGCGAAGCAGAAGGCGGAATTTGCTGCTATGCAGTCGCAGATTAATCCTCATTTTCTCATTAATACGCTGAATTCAATCAAGCTTATGGCGATCATCAGCGGCGTGGACAATATCCGCAATATGACGCAGGCGCTTATTCGCCTCGTGTCTTCGTCTTTCAATCGTGGGGGAAGCTTAACCTTGCTTGCCGATGAAATTGAGAATTTGAAGCAGTATATTTTCATCATGGAGACGCGTTACGGCAATAAATTCGAAGTGCAGTGGGTTGTCGATCCAGCCGCGACGTCCTTCTACATTTTGAAGCTGCTGCTTCAGCCGATTCTGGAGAATGCGATTACCCACGGCTTGGTAAGCAAAGAAACGAATGGGATGATTACGATCGAAATTCACAAGCTGGGAGAGCGTCTTCGGATCGTTATCGCCGACAATGGCATGGGGATTTCGGATGAACAGATCGAGAAGCTTGCGTCCTCGGATCAAGATTATACGTTCAGCGGTATGGGGATTCTGAATGTTCATCAACGGATTGTTCTGCACTATGGAGCGGAATATGGAGTGACCATCGAACGTCTGGAGCCGACTGGGACAAGGGTGGAAATCGTCGTTCCCGTTATTCGCAGTCAGGAAGAAGCGTTTGATTTTAGTTCAAAATAG